In Nitrospirota bacterium, the following proteins share a genomic window:
- a CDS encoding YwbE family protein, with the protein MDGTRREDIKRGLRILIVLKKDQQTGKLTEGIVKDILTNSPAHPHGIKVRLESGEIGRVKKVFEK; encoded by the coding sequence ATGGACGGGACCAGACGCGAAGATATAAAACGCGGATTGCGTATTTTAATCGTGCTTAAAAAAGACCAGCAGACAGGAAAACTCACAGAAGGAATTGTAAAGGATATTTTAACTAATTCACCCGCGCATCCCCATGGAATTAAAGTCCGTCTGGAAAGCGGAGAAATAGGCCGCGTAAAAAAGG